DNA sequence from the Archangium lipolyticum genome:
ACGAGCGCGAGCAGCACCAGGCCCACGGCGCCCAGGACGAGCAGCCGCTTCGTCCAGCGCCACAGCCGGGCGCCCAGGCCGGGACGGGCCGGGGGCGCGGGGGGCACCGGAGAGGGGGAGGGGGAAGGGGATTGGGGCTGGGAGCTCATCTCGCGGGCCGGGTTCATGGGGCGCGGGGACAACGAAGGAGGAACGACGTTAGACCGGCGGGCGGGGAACCGGAATGGGGCTGGTTGCCCGTCCGGCCTCGCGGTTGAGCCGGTCCAGGTTGAGACGGGCCTTGAGGTCCCTGGGCGACAGGCGCGTGGCGGTGTCGAAGGCCATACGGGCCTCCTCGTAACGGCCGAGCCGTTCGTAGGCGAGACCCAGGTTGTTGTGAACATAGCTCACGTGGGGGAGCAGGTAGACGGCCTGGGCGAGTGCTTCGGCGGCCTGGGTGGCCTGGCCGGAGTGCAGGTAGGCCAGCCCGAGGTTGTTGAGCGCATACCCGTGGTACGGGTCGAGGTGTACGGCCTGTTTGAAGCGGGCGATGGCCTCGTCGAGCTGACCGGCGGACAGGTGGGCGCGGCCGAGGACCTGGTAGATCTCCGGATACTCGGGGTCGAGCTCGACGGCGGCCTCGGCGGAGCGGAGGGCGCCCTCGGTGTCGCCGAGCTCGAGGAGGAGGCGGGCCTGCTCGACGAGGGGCTCGGGACCATCCGGGTAGAGGCGGGAGAGCTCCGCGTACGCGTCGGCGGCGAGCTGCTTCAGGCCGGTGAGGCGGGCGAGGCGGATGAGGGCATCGAGGGCATTCTCGGCGGCCTCGATGTCGTCGGCGGCGTCGTGGACGGCGCGGCGGGCCTCGGTGACGGCACCGGAGAGGTCACCCTCCTCGCGCAGGGCACGGGCCCGGGCGAGGTGGTCCACGGGGTAGAGGTGCTGCTCATGCGGGAGCGCGACCGTGTCCGCGGGCTCGGCGGGAGCGAGGTCCTCGACGGGCACCTCGGGGACCTCGTCCTGCAGGGGAACGTCCTCGATGGTGAGGGGCAGCTCCTGGCGGGAGACGGTCTCACGGGGCTGCTGTCCGGGGAGCGCGGTGGCCGCGAGACGCGGGGTGGCGAGGAGTCCCTGGGACCGCCGGAACGGGCTCGCATCACAGGCGGTGAGGGAGAGAGCGGCGAAGCAGGCGGACAGGATGAGGTTCTTCATGGTGACTCCTTGTCGGGAGGAGTCCACTGCGATGCCCGTGCCAGCCACCCTCTCCCTCTGGGAGAGGGCCGGGGTGAGGGTCTGGGAGGACGCCTCTCCGCTCCCCGGGCGGGCGCGGTGCGGCCCGAGGGCCACACCGGGAACCCCGGGGGACCCGTGAGCCAGGGTGCCACAGTGCGCTACAGAACCCAGGGGGGCACACACCGGAGGGGAAAGGGAAAAACCGTGGCGGGGGAAGAAGTGACGTGCGACGTTGGGCGGGATGAAGATCGCTGCCTGGAACGTGAACTCGGTGCGTGCCCGCCTGGACAGGCTGGTGGACTGGCTGAAGAGCGCTCAACCGGACGTGGTGTGCTTGCAGGAGCTGAAGTGCACGGAGTCCGACTTCCCGATGGAGGCGGTGCGGGAGGCGGGCTACCACGCGGCGGTGCACGGACAGAAGACGTACAACGGGGTGGCCATCCTGGCGAAGACGGAGCCGACGGACGTGGTGCGAGGCCTGTCGGACGGGGTGGACGACACGCACGCGCGGCTGATCGCGGCGACGGTGAACGGGGTGCGGGTGCTGAGCGTGTACGCGCCGAACGGGCAGGAGGTGGATTCGGAGCAGTACCAGTACAAGCTGCAGTGGTACGGGCGGCTGAGGCGCTACCTGGACACGCGGCACAAGCCGGGCGAGCCGCTGGTGCTGTGCGGTGACTGGAACGTGGCGCCCGAGAACATCGACGTCTGGGACGTGGCGTTGTGGGAGGGGCAGACGCTCTTCACCACGAAGGAGCGCAACGCGCTGAAGGAGCTGTGCGCGTTCGGGCTGACGGACACGTTCCGCAAGCTGCACCCGGACGAGCAGCGGTTCAGCTGGTGGGACTACCGGATGCTGGCGTTCCCGAAGAACAAGGGGCTGCGCATCGACCACATCTTCGCGACGGAGCCGATGGCGAAGCGGCTGGTGGCGGCGGACGTGGACCGCGAGGCGCGCAAGGGCAAGCAGCCGTCGGACCACGCGCCGGTGTGGGCCGAGTTCAAGGACTGAGTGTCCCGCACGTCGTACGTGGTGAATTAGAGTGGGTGCCCCATGGAAGAGCTCCTGCGGTACCTCCTCACCGAGTCACCCGCTCCCGCGCCTCAGGGGTCCATCGAGGACTGGTGGGCGCGGCACCTGAGTCTGTCCTCGCGCTTCCCCCTTCCGGTGGACGTGGCGTTCGCCGGGGGCTTCGCGGCGGACCGGTTGGGTTACGCCTTCGCCTCGGGCTACCACTCCGCGCTGCGCGCCTTGTTTCCCCAACTGTCGCGCGAGCACCGGTACGCGCTGTGCGTGACCGAGGCCGGGGGTGGACATCCCGCGGCCATGAACACCCGGCTCACGGGCTCGGGAGAGGGCCCTCTCCGCCTGGAGGGCACCAAGGCCTTCGTCACCCTGGGCAGCGCGGCGGACGTGCTGCTGGTGGTGGCCACGGAGGGCCAGGACGAGCAGGGGCGCAACCGGCTCCGGTTGGTGCGGCTCGACGCGCGCCGGCCGGGAGTGACGCTCACGGAGCTGCCGCCGCCGCCCTTCGTTCCGGAGGTCCCGCACGCCGAGATGCGGCTGCACGAGGTGGAGGTAGCGCCGGATGACGTGCTGCCCGGGGATGGCTACGCGCGCTACGTCAAACCGTTCCGCACGGTGGAGGACTGCCACGTGTTCGCGGCGGTGCTCGGCTGGCTCATCCAGGTGGCGAGGCGCTCGGGCTGGCCGGACGAGGTGCGAGAGGAACTGCTCGCCCTGGCGGTGACGATGAGAGGGCTCGCGCAATCGGATCCGGCCTCCCCGGCGGTGCACCTGGCACTGGCGGGGGCGATCGACCAGTACCGGAGACGGGTGGACGGGCTGAGCCCCCTCTGGGAACAAGCGGACGAGCCCACGCGGGA
Encoded proteins:
- a CDS encoding tetratricopeptide repeat protein: MKNLILSACFAALSLTACDASPFRRSQGLLATPRLAATALPGQQPRETVSRQELPLTIEDVPLQDEVPEVPVEDLAPAEPADTVALPHEQHLYPVDHLARARALREEGDLSGAVTEARRAVHDAADDIEAAENALDALIRLARLTGLKQLAADAYAELSRLYPDGPEPLVEQARLLLELGDTEGALRSAEAAVELDPEYPEIYQVLGRAHLSAGQLDEAIARFKQAVHLDPYHGYALNNLGLAYLHSGQATQAAEALAQAVYLLPHVSYVHNNLGLAYERLGRYEEARMAFDTATRLSPRDLKARLNLDRLNREAGRATSPIPVPRPPV
- a CDS encoding acyl-CoA dehydrogenase family protein; amino-acid sequence: MEELLRYLLTESPAPAPQGSIEDWWARHLSLSSRFPLPVDVAFAGGFAADRLGYAFASGYHSALRALFPQLSREHRYALCVTEAGGGHPAAMNTRLTGSGEGPLRLEGTKAFVTLGSAADVLLVVATEGQDEQGRNRLRLVRLDARRPGVTLTELPPPPFVPEVPHAEMRLHEVEVAPDDVLPGDGYARYVKPFRTVEDCHVFAAVLGWLIQVARRSGWPDEVREELLALAVTMRGLAQSDPASPAVHLALAGAIDQYRRRVDGLSPLWEQADEPTRERWERDKLLLNIAGKVRAKRREAARQKLSFPE
- the xth gene encoding exodeoxyribonuclease III, giving the protein MKIAAWNVNSVRARLDRLVDWLKSAQPDVVCLQELKCTESDFPMEAVREAGYHAAVHGQKTYNGVAILAKTEPTDVVRGLSDGVDDTHARLIAATVNGVRVLSVYAPNGQEVDSEQYQYKLQWYGRLRRYLDTRHKPGEPLVLCGDWNVAPENIDVWDVALWEGQTLFTTKERNALKELCAFGLTDTFRKLHPDEQRFSWWDYRMLAFPKNKGLRIDHIFATEPMAKRLVAADVDREARKGKQPSDHAPVWAEFKD